One window of Microbacterium sp. 1S1 genomic DNA carries:
- a CDS encoding DUF1524 domain-containing protein, translating to MSETGSPVQILSPLPYAHLRTSTPPPHICRHALADVWAAGAYAWTDEQREAYANDPMVLLAVDGPTNTSKSAKGPSDWMPPNTAYACTYVASYVQISAKYSLSIADADRHAIDQVLAGCGEAACDGSRSRQGELDGGEPLPPSPRSSPSRSGPPSR from the coding sequence GTGTCCGAGACCGGGAGTCCGGTGCAAATCCTGTCGCCACTGCCTTATGCGCATCTGCGCACGTCGACGCCGCCGCCGCACATATGTAGGCATGCTCTTGCGGACGTGTGGGCGGCGGGCGCGTACGCGTGGACCGACGAGCAGCGCGAGGCGTACGCAAACGACCCGATGGTGCTGCTAGCTGTCGACGGTCCCACGAACACGTCGAAGTCCGCGAAGGGCCCCTCGGATTGGATGCCGCCGAACACCGCGTACGCGTGCACGTATGTGGCCTCGTACGTGCAGATCTCCGCGAAGTACAGCCTGTCGATCGCCGACGCGGACCGTCACGCTATCGACCAAGTCCTTGCCGGCTGCGGGGAGGCGGCGTGTGACGGTTCACGCTCGCGTCAAGGCGAGCTCGATGGGGGCGAACCCCTGCCGCCGAGTCCGCGTTCTTCTCCGAGCAGGAGCGGGCCGCCCTCGCGTTGA
- a CDS encoding CPBP family intramembrane glutamic endopeptidase — protein sequence MLPALFFASRLVQGRGVGYLSSVTGRLRMRWLGVSVIIAASVLPIVLLAALGLRLAMGAPTRVDLTHPNVWLLSVLVIVLIPFQAMAEEYVFRGYLMQLVGAWLRRPVYAILLPIPLFTFGHYYDLWGMLDVTVFAIAAAWLTWRTGGLEAAIALHVVNNILVMLLNAMGIDLSDGVLGLPGLLISTIGVVGYTVLIVRFADRLRIERGRALIGSDQDGSLSLRARPGQAAPHGIG from the coding sequence ATGCTTCCGGCGCTCTTCTTCGCCTCCAGGCTCGTTCAGGGCCGCGGCGTCGGGTACCTGTCGTCCGTCACCGGCCGGCTGCGCATGAGATGGCTCGGGGTGAGCGTCATCATCGCCGCGAGCGTCCTCCCCATCGTGTTGTTGGCCGCTCTGGGGCTCCGGCTGGCCATGGGCGCGCCTACCCGCGTCGACCTCACCCATCCGAACGTCTGGTTGCTGAGCGTTCTCGTAATCGTGTTGATCCCGTTCCAAGCAATGGCAGAAGAGTATGTCTTCCGCGGCTACCTCATGCAGCTCGTCGGTGCCTGGCTCCGCCGCCCCGTCTATGCCATCCTCCTCCCCATCCCGCTGTTCACCTTCGGGCACTACTACGACCTCTGGGGCATGCTCGACGTGACCGTCTTCGCCATCGCCGCCGCCTGGCTCACCTGGCGCACTGGCGGCCTGGAAGCTGCCATCGCTCTCCACGTCGTCAACAACATCCTCGTGATGCTGCTCAACGCGATGGGCATCGATCTCAGCGACGGCGTCCTCGGACTCCCCGGACTACTGATCTCCACCATCGGCGTCGTGGGCTACACCGTCCTCATCGTCCGTTTCGCCGACCGACTCCGAATCGAACGCGGTCGCGCTCTCATCGGAAGCGACCAGGATGGGAGCCTCTCACTCCGCGCGAGGCCCGGTCAGGCGGCACCGCATGGCATTGGCTGA
- a CDS encoding SDR family oxidoreductase, translating into MATHLLTGAGSGIGASLARRLLERGDAVVALARDAGRARQIADALPGVSTVVGDLAQPGRLSWALSKQSLPERIDSLVHAAGVVDLGTVGELTPALWDQQLAVNLVAPAELTRLLLPVLRVSRGHVVFVNSGAGLRANPGWSAYAASKHGLRALADALRQEESEHGVRVTSVYPGRTATPMQERVHRQEGQDYDASLFITPEAIATTIITALDLPRDAQLTDLTVRPQG; encoded by the coding sequence ATGGCGACGCACCTGCTCACCGGTGCAGGCTCGGGCATCGGAGCCTCGCTGGCTCGTCGACTCCTGGAGCGGGGCGACGCGGTGGTGGCGCTCGCGCGCGACGCGGGGCGCGCTCGACAGATCGCGGACGCACTCCCCGGGGTCTCGACGGTCGTCGGCGACCTCGCGCAACCCGGGCGTCTCTCGTGGGCGCTGTCGAAGCAGAGTCTTCCCGAACGCATCGACTCCCTCGTGCATGCCGCCGGAGTCGTGGACCTCGGCACGGTCGGAGAACTCACGCCCGCGCTGTGGGATCAGCAACTGGCCGTGAACCTCGTCGCCCCGGCGGAGCTCACCCGGCTTCTCCTTCCCGTCCTGCGGGTATCGCGTGGGCACGTCGTCTTCGTCAATTCGGGAGCAGGACTGCGGGCCAATCCCGGGTGGTCGGCGTATGCCGCGTCGAAGCACGGCCTGCGGGCGCTGGCAGACGCTCTCCGGCAGGAGGAGTCCGAGCACGGCGTCCGAGTGACCTCGGTCTACCCTGGGCGCACGGCGACCCCCATGCAGGAGCGCGTTCACCGGCAGGAGGGTCAGGACTACGACGCGTCGTTGTTCATCACGCCGGAGGCGATCGCGACGACCATCATCACGGCCCTCGACCTTCCCCGCGATGCGCAGCTGACGGATCTCACGGTGCGTCCGCAGGGCTGA
- the rsfS gene encoding ribosome silencing factor, whose protein sequence is MQSPETAEQMLRIAAEAAVAKGGEDLVALNVSEPLPLVDIFLLVTGNSERNVAAIADEIEDRLVESGHKRVRREGRAEARWVLLDFGDLIVHVFHQEERVYYGLERLWKDCPVIPLEVAEPTADPR, encoded by the coding sequence ATGCAATCACCCGAAACCGCCGAACAGATGCTGCGCATCGCCGCCGAGGCCGCCGTCGCCAAGGGCGGCGAGGACCTCGTCGCGCTCAACGTCTCCGAGCCGCTGCCGCTCGTCGACATCTTCCTCCTCGTGACGGGGAACAGCGAACGGAACGTCGCCGCGATCGCGGATGAGATCGAAGACCGTCTCGTCGAGTCTGGTCACAAGCGTGTACGTCGTGAGGGTCGCGCCGAGGCTCGCTGGGTTCTGCTGGACTTCGGCGACCTCATCGTGCACGTCTTCCACCAGGAGGAGCGGGTCTACTACGGACTCGAGCGCCTCTGGAAGGACTGCCCGGTGATTCCGCTCGAGGTCGCCGAACCGACCGCCGATCCGCGCTGA
- the nadD gene encoding nicotinate-nucleotide adenylyltransferase, giving the protein MSIATTRAPRIGVMGGTFDPIHHGHLVAASEVAHSFDLDEVVFVPTGRPWQKADVTPSEHRYLMTVIATASNPQFTVSRVDIDRAGPTYTIDTLRDLKAQRPDAELFFISGADAVAQILSWRDHDELWELAHFVAVSRPGHVLSIDGLPSDDVSQLEVPALSISSTDCRERVRDDQPVWYLVPDGVVQYIAKHHLYRSKA; this is encoded by the coding sequence ATGAGCATCGCGACCACGCGCGCACCGCGTATCGGCGTGATGGGCGGAACCTTCGATCCGATCCATCACGGCCATCTGGTCGCCGCCAGCGAGGTCGCGCACTCGTTCGATCTCGACGAGGTGGTGTTCGTTCCGACCGGACGTCCGTGGCAGAAGGCCGACGTCACGCCTAGTGAGCACCGCTACCTCATGACCGTCATCGCGACGGCGTCGAACCCGCAGTTCACCGTGAGCAGGGTCGACATCGATCGCGCGGGCCCCACGTACACGATCGACACCCTTCGCGATCTGAAGGCGCAGCGCCCGGACGCGGAGCTGTTCTTCATCAGTGGTGCCGATGCCGTGGCGCAAATTCTCAGTTGGAGAGACCATGATGAGCTGTGGGAACTGGCCCACTTCGTCGCGGTCTCCCGACCAGGACACGTTCTGAGCATCGACGGCCTCCCGAGCGACGACGTCAGCCAGCTCGAGGTGCCGGCGCTGTCGATCTCGTCCACGGACTGTCGTGAACGCGTCCGCGACGACCAACCGGTCTGGTACCTCGTCCCCGACGGAGTCGTCCAGTACATCGCGAAGCATCATCTGTATCGGAGCAAGGCATGA
- a CDS encoding glutamate-5-semialdehyde dehydrogenase, producing MTDLTPQPRLERAKEASRATAALTSDDKARALDAIAAALEANASRIVAANGRDVERGRDEGIGESLIDRLRLDEKRVSALAAAVREVAALPDPVGRVVGGHRMPNGVALEQVRVPFGVVGAIYEARPNVTVDIAALALRSGNAVVLRGGSAARESNTVLVDVMRTALAEAGVTPEAIQTVDDFGREGAKALMHGRGFIDVLVPRGSAGLIETVVTESTVPVIETGAGNVHILLDESAPDDWACDIVVNAKVQRPSVCNAVETVLVHRQAAPRLIPLVASALMSEGVAIHGDDVVAGLVANIIPATEEDWATEYLSLDVAMKVVDSLDDALDHIRRYSTGHTESIVTTDTRNAERFLAEVDSAVVMANASTRFTDGAEFGFGAEVGISTQKLHTRGPMGLAELTSTKWLARGAGQTRG from the coding sequence ATGACCGACCTCACCCCTCAGCCGCGCCTGGAGCGGGCCAAGGAGGCCTCCCGTGCCACCGCCGCCCTCACGAGTGACGACAAGGCCCGGGCCCTCGACGCCATCGCCGCGGCCCTGGAGGCGAACGCGTCGCGCATCGTCGCCGCGAACGGGCGAGACGTCGAGCGGGGTCGGGACGAGGGCATCGGGGAGTCGTTGATCGATCGCCTCCGCCTCGACGAGAAGCGGGTCTCCGCACTCGCCGCTGCCGTGCGGGAGGTCGCTGCGCTGCCCGATCCGGTCGGTCGCGTGGTCGGCGGACATCGCATGCCGAACGGCGTGGCGCTCGAACAGGTCCGCGTCCCCTTCGGTGTCGTCGGGGCGATCTACGAGGCGCGGCCGAACGTGACGGTCGACATCGCCGCCCTCGCGTTGCGCTCCGGCAACGCCGTCGTCCTGCGCGGAGGGAGCGCCGCGCGCGAGTCCAACACGGTCTTGGTCGACGTCATGCGCACCGCCCTCGCCGAGGCCGGGGTCACGCCGGAGGCGATACAGACGGTCGACGACTTCGGACGCGAGGGGGCGAAGGCCCTCATGCACGGGCGAGGCTTCATCGACGTGCTCGTGCCCCGAGGCAGTGCGGGACTCATCGAGACGGTCGTCACGGAGTCGACCGTTCCCGTGATCGAGACCGGGGCAGGGAACGTCCACATCCTCCTCGACGAGAGCGCCCCCGACGACTGGGCCTGCGACATCGTCGTGAACGCCAAGGTGCAGCGCCCGAGCGTGTGCAACGCCGTCGAGACGGTGCTCGTGCACCGACAGGCCGCTCCGCGTCTCATCCCGCTCGTCGCCAGCGCGCTCATGAGCGAGGGCGTCGCCATCCACGGCGACGACGTCGTCGCGGGACTCGTCGCGAACATCATCCCGGCGACCGAGGAGGACTGGGCCACCGAGTACCTGAGCCTCGACGTGGCGATGAAGGTGGTCGACAGCCTCGACGACGCGCTCGACCACATCCGCCGCTACAGCACCGGTCACACCGAGTCCATCGTCACCACCGACACCCGCAACGCGGAGCGGTTCCTGGCCGAGGTCGACTCCGCGGTCGTGATGGCGAACGCGTCGACACGGTTCACCGACGGTGCCGAGTTCGGCTTCGGCGCCGAGGTCGGCATCTCCACGCAGAAGCTCCACACGCGAGGTCCGATGGGGCTCGCCGAGCTGACCAGTACGAAATGGCTGGCGCGTGGGGCAGGTCAGACCCGCGGCTGA
- the proB gene encoding glutamate 5-kinase, which translates to MTARTRADLASAMRIVVKVGSSSISGESSWRIPVIVEALAAAHARGAEVVLVSSGAIASGIPFLRLDARPTDLATQQAAAAVGQNILVYRYQEALRPFDIVAGQVLLTTGDLENPTSRSNARRAMERLLGLRTLPIVNENDTVATQEIRFGDNDRLGALVAQLIEADALILLSDIESLYTRPPSDPGAEPIDVVAPDADLSGLEFGATVVNSVGTGGAATKVSAARLAAASGIGVLVTSADLVAQALAGADIGTWFEPATS; encoded by the coding sequence GTGACCGCACGGACGCGCGCCGACCTCGCGTCGGCGATGCGGATCGTCGTGAAGGTGGGCTCGTCGTCCATCAGCGGCGAGTCGTCCTGGCGCATTCCCGTGATCGTCGAGGCGCTGGCCGCCGCACACGCCCGCGGGGCCGAGGTCGTGCTCGTGTCGTCGGGGGCGATCGCCTCCGGCATCCCGTTCCTGCGCCTGGACGCGCGGCCCACCGATCTCGCCACGCAGCAGGCCGCGGCCGCCGTCGGCCAGAACATCCTCGTGTACCGCTACCAGGAGGCTCTGCGTCCGTTCGACATCGTCGCGGGCCAGGTCCTGCTGACCACGGGCGACCTGGAGAATCCCACGTCGCGATCGAACGCGCGCCGGGCCATGGAGCGCCTTCTGGGGCTGCGCACCCTGCCGATCGTGAACGAGAACGACACGGTCGCCACCCAGGAGATCCGGTTCGGTGACAACGACCGGCTCGGCGCCCTCGTGGCGCAGCTCATCGAGGCGGACGCACTCATCCTGCTCAGCGACATCGAGTCCCTGTACACGCGCCCACCGAGCGATCCCGGCGCCGAGCCCATCGATGTGGTCGCACCCGATGCGGATCTCTCCGGTCTGGAGTTCGGTGCGACCGTCGTCAACAGCGTCGGCACGGGCGGAGCGGCCACGAAGGTCTCCGCCGCGCGGCTGGCCGCCGCCTCCGGCATCGGTGTGCTGGTGACGAGCGCCGACCTGGTCGCCCAGGCCCTTGCGGGAGCCGACATCGGGACCTGGTTCGAACCCGCCACCTCCTAG
- the obgE gene encoding GTPase ObgE — translation MVTFVDTVTLHLRAGKGGNGCVSVHREKFKPLGGPDGGNGGDGGDIVLVADTQTGTLLSYHHSPHRSSGNGGPGMGDHRSGFDGETLELPVPVGTVVKSPSGEVLIDMIEPGERFVVAAGGQGGLGNAALATPKRKAPGFALLGTPGFEGDVVLELKTVADVALVGYPSAGKSSLIGAISAARPKIADYPFTTLHPNLGVVQVEDFRYTVADVPGLIEGASEGRGLGLEFLRHVERCSALLHVLDCATLEPNRDPISDLDVILAELAAYEVPEGQTPLLERPQFVALNKVDVPEARDLADLVRPDLEARGFRVFEISTVSHEGLRPLTLALGELVERHRKETAVEAPRERVVIRPKDAVKPFTIRVEGGTYGNIYRILGEKPVRWVQQTDFQNEEAVGYLADRLEKLGVEDELFRLGAVQGSTVVIGEGDSIVFDWEPTMSSAAELMTAPRGIDPRLAPNARRTTSERREQYYERMDAKAEARAELEAERLATYREDQA, via the coding sequence ATGGTCACGTTCGTCGACACCGTCACGCTGCACCTGCGTGCAGGCAAGGGCGGTAACGGCTGCGTCTCCGTGCACCGTGAGAAGTTCAAGCCCCTCGGCGGCCCGGACGGCGGCAACGGCGGTGACGGCGGCGACATCGTGCTCGTCGCCGACACGCAGACCGGCACCTTGCTGTCGTACCACCACTCGCCGCATCGTTCCTCCGGCAACGGCGGTCCCGGGATGGGCGACCACCGGTCCGGTTTCGACGGCGAGACCCTCGAGCTCCCCGTCCCGGTGGGCACCGTCGTGAAGAGCCCGAGCGGCGAGGTCCTCATCGACATGATCGAGCCAGGGGAGCGCTTCGTCGTGGCCGCGGGGGGCCAGGGCGGACTGGGCAATGCCGCACTGGCGACCCCGAAGCGCAAGGCCCCCGGGTTCGCGCTGCTCGGCACGCCCGGTTTCGAGGGCGACGTCGTGCTCGAGCTCAAGACCGTGGCGGACGTGGCCCTCGTCGGATACCCGTCCGCCGGGAAGTCCAGCCTCATCGGAGCGATCTCCGCCGCGCGACCCAAGATCGCCGACTACCCGTTCACGACGTTGCACCCGAACCTCGGCGTCGTCCAGGTCGAGGACTTCCGCTACACCGTCGCCGATGTGCCGGGGCTCATCGAGGGCGCGAGCGAAGGCCGTGGCTTGGGGCTCGAGTTCCTGCGGCACGTGGAGCGCTGCTCGGCCCTGCTGCACGTGCTCGACTGCGCGACGTTGGAGCCGAACCGCGACCCGATCTCCGACCTCGACGTGATCCTCGCGGAACTGGCCGCGTACGAGGTCCCGGAGGGTCAGACGCCGTTGCTGGAGCGTCCGCAGTTCGTGGCTCTGAACAAGGTCGACGTGCCGGAGGCGCGTGACCTCGCCGATCTTGTGCGCCCCGATCTGGAGGCCCGCGGATTCCGCGTGTTCGAGATCTCCACGGTTTCGCACGAGGGACTGCGCCCGCTCACCCTCGCGCTCGGGGAACTGGTGGAGAGGCACCGCAAGGAGACTGCGGTGGAGGCGCCGCGGGAGCGCGTGGTCATCCGCCCCAAGGATGCTGTCAAGCCGTTCACGATCCGCGTCGAGGGCGGCACGTACGGCAACATCTACCGCATCCTCGGCGAGAAGCCGGTGCGCTGGGTGCAGCAGACCGACTTCCAGAACGAGGAGGCCGTGGGCTACCTCGCCGATCGCCTGGAGAAGCTGGGCGTGGAAGACGAGCTCTTCCGCCTCGGCGCGGTGCAGGGCTCGACCGTCGTGATCGGCGAGGGCGACAGCATCGTCTTCGACTGGGAGCCCACGATGAGCTCGGCGGCCGAGCTGATGACGGCGCCCCGCGGCATCGACCCGCGACTCGCTCCGAACGCCCGGCGGACGACGTCCGAGCGGCGTGAGCAGTACTACGAGCGCATGGACGCCAAGGCCGAGGCGCGTGCCGAGCTGGAGGCGGAGCGCCTCGCCACGTACCGCGAGGACCAGGCGTGA
- the rpmA gene encoding 50S ribosomal protein L27 — protein MAHKKGASSTRNGRDSNAQRLGVKRFGGQQVLAGEIIVRQRGTHFHPGANVGRGGDDTLFALAAGAVEFGAKGGRKVVNIVAAAE, from the coding sequence ATGGCACACAAAAAGGGCGCAAGCTCCACCCGCAACGGTCGTGACTCCAACGCACAGCGCCTCGGCGTGAAGCGCTTCGGCGGTCAGCAGGTCCTCGCCGGCGAGATCATCGTCCGTCAGCGCGGCACGCACTTCCACCCCGGCGCCAACGTCGGCCGTGGTGGCGACGACACGCTGTTCGCTCTGGCCGCCGGCGCGGTCGAGTTCGGCGCGAAGGGCGGCCGCAAGGTCGTCAACATCGTCGCTGCTGCTGAGTGA
- the rplU gene encoding 50S ribosomal protein L21, with product MVYAVVRAGGRQEKVEVGTIVQLDRVQAAQGDKIQLPAVLLVDGSTVTTDADALAKVTVTAEVVGNLRGPKIVIQKYKNKTGYKKRQGHRQELTRVKITGIK from the coding sequence GTGGTTTACGCAGTAGTGCGCGCCGGTGGCCGGCAGGAGAAGGTCGAGGTCGGCACCATCGTTCAGCTCGACCGTGTTCAGGCTGCCCAGGGCGACAAGATCCAGCTGCCCGCTGTGCTGCTCGTCGACGGCTCCACGGTGACCACCGACGCCGACGCGCTGGCCAAGGTGACCGTCACGGCTGAGGTCGTCGGCAACCTCCGCGGGCCGAAGATCGTCATCCAGAAGTACAAGAACAAGACCGGCTACAAGAAGCGTCAGGGCCACCGCCAGGAGCTCACGCGCGTCAAGATCACCGGCATCAAGTAA
- a CDS encoding DUF4031 domain-containing protein codes for MTVLVDDPRWPAHGRLWAHLVSDENLDELHAFARAHGIPARAFDLDHYDVPEDAVPRLISGGAQHVPGKELVRRLIASGLRVRGRDRRH; via the coding sequence GTGACCGTACTCGTCGACGACCCCCGCTGGCCCGCCCACGGACGCCTGTGGGCGCATCTGGTCAGCGACGAGAACCTCGACGAGCTGCACGCGTTCGCGCGGGCGCACGGCATCCCCGCCCGTGCCTTCGACCTGGACCACTACGACGTGCCGGAGGACGCGGTTCCCCGGCTCATCTCCGGCGGCGCCCAGCATGTCCCCGGCAAGGAGCTGGTGCGCCGCCTGATCGCCTCAGGCCTGCGGGTCCGCGGACGCGACCGGCGGCACTGA
- a CDS encoding Rne/Rng family ribonuclease, with amino-acid sequence MADENNDNNAPALDAPADAAEPLTAPTTPAAEQSEDAAQAQEDADDAAAESAADDRDAANAAADDAAAAADDAAAAAAEDASAADDAAAEAIDAAAQAEEAPVEAAPVEEAPVEEAPAEAAPVEEVPVEEAPVEEVPVEEAAAQPTPATPAEPEKPAAVTAVSLGLLPEVFVSQVSTQLHFYAPEIVPLPARPGRDDRAPERDQEESGGGRRGRRRRGGAEGDDQRDEPRQRQRVVEYITEPKAIKGSTRLEAKKQRRRDGRDAGRRRPVVTEAEFLARRESVDRKMVVRSKNGRTQIGVLEDGVLVEHYVARNQDASLIGNVYLGRVQNVLPSMEAAFVDIGRGRNAVLYSGEVDWDGVETGNQPRRIELALKPGDRVLVQVTKDPVGHKGARLTSQISLPGRYLVYVPGGSMNGISRKLPDNERARLKRILKEVLPESSGVIVRTAAEGATEEQLTRDVQRLTSQWEHIQKQVESQQAPALLHAEPDLLVKIVRDVFNEDFTKMLIQGEDSQRTIRAYLESVAPDLLERVEAYEDDVDPFDAFRITEQIEKALDRKVWLPSGGSLVIDRTEAMTVVDVNTGKFVGSGGNLEETVTKNNLEAAEEIVRQLRLRDIGGIIVVDFIDMVLESNRDLVLRRLIECLSRDRTKHQVAEVTSLGLVQMTRKKLGLGLLETFSEACEVCAGRGVIVHHDPVVKHRANGNGGNGNGNNGGRRQRGGNGNGNGNAAPVAPPVTHSITEGAKSALAQIAASTIAAPGEPAVEAPVADSTADSAVERPKKARKKRGDRKAPKTPTEELLDSVLDALPEPKAPGQGRGRRRVTTAALSGTPVSVGSESSVPPVASADPQA; translated from the coding sequence ATGGCCGATGAGAACAATGACAACAACGCCCCCGCCCTCGACGCTCCGGCTGATGCCGCGGAGCCGCTGACGGCGCCCACCACTCCCGCTGCGGAGCAGTCGGAGGACGCCGCGCAGGCCCAGGAGGACGCGGACGACGCCGCCGCCGAGTCGGCGGCAGACGACCGTGACGCTGCGAACGCGGCCGCCGATGACGCCGCTGCGGCGGCGGACGATGCGGCCGCAGCCGCAGCCGAGGATGCCTCGGCCGCGGACGACGCCGCCGCCGAAGCGATCGACGCCGCGGCGCAGGCGGAGGAAGCTCCTGTCGAGGCGGCCCCTGTCGAGGAGGCTCCTGTCGAGGAGGCTCCTGCCGAGGCGGCCCCTGTCGAAGAGGTCCCCGTCGAAGAGGCCCCCGTCGAGGAGGTCCCTGTCGAGGAGGCCGCGGCGCAGCCGACGCCCGCAACGCCCGCCGAGCCGGAGAAGCCCGCGGCCGTCACCGCCGTGTCGCTCGGTCTGCTGCCGGAGGTTTTCGTCTCTCAGGTCTCGACCCAGCTGCACTTCTATGCGCCCGAGATCGTTCCGCTGCCTGCGCGCCCCGGTCGCGACGACCGTGCGCCGGAGCGCGACCAGGAGGAGTCCGGAGGAGGCCGCCGCGGGCGTCGTCGCCGCGGAGGCGCCGAGGGTGATGACCAGCGCGATGAGCCGCGGCAGCGCCAGCGCGTCGTCGAGTACATCACCGAGCCGAAGGCCATCAAGGGCTCGACACGCTTGGAGGCCAAGAAGCAGCGCCGTCGCGACGGTCGCGATGCGGGCCGGCGCCGTCCCGTCGTGACCGAGGCCGAGTTCCTCGCCCGGCGCGAGTCGGTGGACCGCAAGATGGTCGTGCGCTCCAAGAACGGCCGTACGCAGATCGGCGTGCTGGAGGACGGCGTGCTCGTGGAGCACTACGTCGCCCGCAACCAGGACGCATCGCTGATCGGCAACGTCTACCTCGGCCGCGTGCAGAACGTGCTCCCGAGCATGGAGGCCGCGTTCGTCGACATCGGTCGCGGCCGCAACGCCGTGCTCTACTCCGGCGAGGTGGACTGGGACGGCGTCGAGACCGGCAACCAGCCTCGCCGCATCGAACTGGCGCTGAAGCCGGGCGACCGCGTGCTCGTCCAGGTCACGAAGGACCCGGTGGGTCACAAGGGTGCGCGCCTCACGAGCCAGATCTCGCTGCCAGGCCGCTACCTCGTGTACGTCCCCGGCGGGTCGATGAACGGCATCAGCCGGAAGCTCCCCGACAACGAGCGCGCCCGTCTCAAGCGCATCCTCAAGGAGGTGCTGCCCGAGTCCTCCGGCGTCATCGTGCGCACGGCGGCCGAGGGGGCGACGGAGGAGCAGCTCACGCGTGACGTGCAGCGGCTCACCTCGCAGTGGGAGCACATCCAGAAGCAGGTGGAGAGCCAGCAGGCTCCCGCGCTCCTGCACGCCGAGCCGGATCTGCTCGTGAAGATCGTCCGTGACGTCTTCAACGAGGACTTCACGAAGATGCTCATCCAGGGCGAGGACTCGCAGCGCACGATCCGCGCCTACCTGGAGAGCGTCGCGCCGGATCTGCTGGAGCGGGTCGAGGCGTATGAGGACGACGTCGATCCGTTCGACGCGTTCCGCATCACGGAGCAGATCGAGAAGGCGCTGGACCGCAAGGTGTGGCTGCCGTCCGGTGGTTCGCTCGTGATCGACCGCACCGAGGCCATGACGGTCGTCGACGTCAACACCGGCAAGTTCGTCGGTTCCGGGGGCAACCTCGAGGAGACCGTCACCAAGAACAACCTCGAGGCGGCGGAGGAGATCGTCCGTCAGCTCCGGCTGCGCGACATCGGCGGCATCATCGTCGTCGACTTCATCGACATGGTGCTGGAGTCCAACCGTGACCTCGTACTGCGTCGGCTGATCGAGTGCCTCAGCCGTGACCGGACGAAGCACCAGGTCGCCGAGGTCACCTCGCTCGGGCTCGTGCAGATGACCCGCAAGAAGCTGGGTCTCGGGCTGCTGGAGACTTTCAGCGAGGCCTGTGAGGTGTGTGCGGGCCGTGGCGTGATCGTCCACCATGACCCCGTGGTGAAGCACCGCGCGAACGGCAACGGCGGCAACGGTAACGGCAACAACGGCGGGCGTCGTCAGCGCGGTGGCAACGGGAACGGGAACGGTAACGCCGCCCCCGTCGCTCCTCCGGTCACGCACAGCATCACCGAAGGGGCGAAGTCGGCCCTCGCGCAGATCGCGGCATCCACGATCGCCGCGCCCGGGGAGCCGGCCGTCGAGGCTCCCGTCGCCGACTCGACTGCCGACTCCGCGGTCGAGAGGCCCAAGAAGGCGCGGAAGAAGCGCGGGGACCGCAAGGCGCCGAAGACCCCCACCGAGGAGCTCCTCGACTCCGTGCTCGATGCGCTTCCGGAGCCGAAGGCGCCGGGGCAGGGGCGGGGCCGGCGCCGGGTCACCACTGCGGCGCTCTCCGGTACGCCGGTGTCGGTCGGATCGGAGTCGTCAGTGCCGCCGGTCGCGTCCGCGGACCCGCAGGCCTGA
- a CDS encoding vitamin K epoxide reductase family protein, whose product MSEQRTRPVVYAVWLIIASVVGWYAAFQLTVEKFALLENPQEALGCDLSPFIQCSTNLQSWQGSVFGFPNPILGLAGWMAPLVVGVAILSGARFSRWFWAAFGVGITFAFGFVCWLIGQSLYDLFVLCPWCMVTWAVTIPTFFATMVHLARNGTFTANGKVRDRAEKLMPWVPLATVIAYAVIIVLAQLQGLDFLGEMARILF is encoded by the coding sequence ATGAGCGAGCAGCGCACCCGCCCCGTCGTCTATGCCGTGTGGTTGATCATCGCGAGCGTCGTGGGCTGGTACGCCGCCTTCCAGCTCACCGTCGAGAAGTTCGCGCTGCTGGAGAACCCGCAGGAGGCGCTCGGCTGCGATCTCAGCCCGTTCATCCAGTGCAGCACCAACCTGCAGTCGTGGCAGGGATCGGTGTTCGGGTTCCCGAACCCGATCCTCGGGCTCGCCGGCTGGATGGCGCCGCTCGTCGTCGGTGTCGCGATCCTGTCCGGCGCACGCTTCTCGCGATGGTTCTGGGCCGCGTTCGGCGTCGGCATCACCTTCGCATTCGGGTTCGTGTGCTGGCTGATCGGGCAGAGCCTGTACGACCTCTTCGTGCTCTGCCCCTGGTGCATGGTCACCTGGGCGGTCACGATCCCCACCTTCTTCGCCACCATGGTGCACCTCGCCCGGAACGGCACGTTCACCGCGAACGGGAAGGTTCGCGACCGCGCCGAGAAGCTCATGCCCTGGGTACCGCTGGCGACCGTCATCGCCTACGCCGTGATCATCGTCCTCGCACAGCTGCAGGGCCTCGACTTCCTCGGCGAGATGGCGAGGATCCTCTTCTGA